The following are encoded in a window of Candidatus Hydrogenedentota bacterium genomic DNA:
- a CDS encoding CocE/NonD family hydrolase, which translates to MQRTRHTGPVALAVLVAAALEVPASRAQDTCWHGYLTMVPMRDGVQLKTRVTLPEGTGPWPVLMLRTPNYEDNLCNAIITEPGYVMVAQNVRGFHGSEGVRNTLLNDGWGERQDGYDTVQWILAQPWCNGRIGFWGGSVRGALLNLAAGADPPGVEAEWLWMAPAEFYKSGVIYYGGALRHNEFLDWFSTLGEDLYDLTLAHPAYDEFWQSLDATTRQHLRDRPVHMFSGWYDVFLQSTIDNFVTLRQSGGPIAREHSKLIIMLKGHGDNAGDVTWTITWRPPAYDHVAFFNRYLKDVPNGAEDLPRVYYMMMGDFEDPSAPGNEWRWADDWPPPALNTPVYFHGDRSLRVSPPGPHATAFVYEFDPDDPVPTLGGAVHGLPLGSFDQRPVESRHDVILFETGVLQVPVEVAGPVTVRLWASSDCVDTDFTAKLTDVYPDGRSIILCDGIIRARARNSLAEHELMTPGVIYPFEISLWATAVAFNRGHRIRVAISSSNFPRFDVNPNTGAPLAPEYAEKRVARNTVYCDPAHPSHILLPLVGPDSDGDGVFDWLDAFPADLGEHADDDGDGMGDNFEQRIVDHNPNDTVDSIDDVLPDGDFDGDGQTNLEEFLNGTDPASGASRLPLLTAHMLAALVVGLAAAGVFRTRKGLRRA; encoded by the coding sequence ATGCAACGCACGCGCCACACAGGCCCCGTGGCACTGGCCGTGCTTGTTGCGGCGGCCCTGGAGGTGCCCGCGAGCCGGGCGCAAGACACCTGCTGGCATGGCTACCTTACGATGGTGCCCATGCGGGACGGCGTGCAACTCAAAACGCGCGTCACTCTGCCCGAGGGGACGGGGCCGTGGCCCGTGTTGATGCTTCGGACGCCGAACTATGAGGACAACCTCTGTAACGCCATCATAACGGAGCCGGGCTACGTGATGGTCGCGCAAAACGTGCGCGGCTTCCACGGCTCGGAGGGGGTGCGCAATACGCTTCTTAATGACGGCTGGGGCGAGCGGCAAGACGGGTACGATACGGTGCAATGGATTCTGGCGCAGCCGTGGTGCAACGGCCGCATCGGTTTCTGGGGTGGTTCGGTGCGCGGGGCCTTGCTGAATCTGGCGGCGGGCGCAGACCCGCCGGGTGTCGAGGCGGAATGGCTCTGGATGGCGCCCGCGGAATTCTACAAGTCCGGCGTCATCTATTACGGCGGCGCGTTGCGCCATAATGAATTCCTGGACTGGTTCAGCACGCTGGGCGAAGACCTGTACGACCTGACGCTGGCACACCCGGCCTATGACGAATTCTGGCAGTCCCTGGATGCCACGACGCGCCAGCACCTGCGCGACCGGCCCGTCCACATGTTCTCGGGCTGGTACGACGTATTCCTGCAAAGCACAATTGACAACTTCGTGACGTTGCGGCAGTCCGGCGGCCCGATCGCGCGGGAACATTCGAAGCTTATCATCATGCTTAAGGGCCACGGCGACAACGCGGGAGATGTAACATGGACCATTACCTGGCGTCCGCCCGCGTACGACCACGTGGCGTTTTTTAACCGTTATCTCAAGGACGTTCCCAACGGCGCCGAAGATCTGCCACGCGTCTACTATATGATGATGGGCGATTTCGAGGACCCGAGCGCGCCGGGCAATGAATGGCGCTGGGCCGACGATTGGCCGCCGCCTGCCTTGAACACGCCGGTGTACTTTCACGGCGACCGCTCGTTGCGCGTGAGTCCGCCAGGGCCACACGCCACGGCATTTGTCTATGAGTTTGACCCGGACGACCCGGTTCCTACGCTCGGCGGCGCCGTCCATGGACTGCCTCTAGGCAGTTTCGACCAGCGGCCCGTAGAGAGCCGCCACGACGTGATTCTCTTTGAAACCGGGGTGCTGCAAGTTCCCGTGGAGGTGGCCGGGCCCGTGACTGTCAGGCTGTGGGCGTCTTCGGACTGCGTGGACACGGATTTCACGGCTAAACTCACCGATGTGTACCCGGACGGCAGATCGATCATCCTGTGCGACGGCATTATTCGCGCACGGGCGCGCAACTCGCTGGCGGAGCACGAACTGATGACCCCGGGCGTCATCTACCCGTTCGAGATAAGTCTTTGGGCAACGGCGGTCGCCTTTAATCGAGGCCACCGCATCCGGGTCGCCATCTCATCGAGCAATTTCCCGCGATTCGACGTGAATCCCAATACCGGCGCACCGCTGGCCCCCGAGTACGCCGAGAAGCGCGTGGCGCGCAACACGGTCTACTGCGACCCGGCGCATCCTTCGCATATATTGTTGCCGTTGGTGGGGCCGGACTCCGACGGCGACGGCGTATTCGACTGGCTGGACGCCTTTCCCGCCGATCTCGGCGAACACGCCGACGATGATGGCGACGGCATGGGCGACAACTTCGAGCAACGTATCGTAGACCACAATCCGAATGACACCGTTGATTCTATTGACGATGTGCTGCCTGACGGCGATTTTGACGGGGACGGGCAGACCAACCTGGAGGAATTCCTGAACGGCACCGACCCGGCGAGCGGCGCAAGCCGATTGCCGCTCCTGACGGCTCACATGCTCGCTGCATTGGTGGTCGGGCTCGCCGCGGCAGGAGTATTCCGGACGCGAAAGGGCCTCAGGCGGGCTTGA
- a CDS encoding DUF4910 domain-containing protein, whose amino-acid sequence MKIGELTGGLDLEALGRELHGLISAWYPICRSITGEGLREQLRRIGAIIPLQLHEIATGTPLFDWTAPMEWNIHDAYVSDAAGRRVVDFQEHNLHVLGYSTPVKRTLPLEVLRQHCHTLPDHPDWIPYRTSYYREQWGFCLAQSRLDALPPGDYEVCIDATLTNGSMSYGECLLPGTGTEEFLFSAHACHPSLANDNLSGLAIAACLARALREVPHRLTYRFVFAPGTVGAIAWLAHHEQEAARMRHGLVLACLGDKGHSTYKKSRRGDAAIDHCAAYVLEHSGQPHEVQEFTPYGYDERQYGSPGFNLPVGCFMRTPPGRYPEYHTSADNPDFVHSESLADSYGKLARIIEILENDGVYRNLNPKCEPQLGKRGLYTAIGGKTDTKALEMAMLWVLNYSDGAHSLLDIARKSGVDFAHVRAAADALLAANLLEECPA is encoded by the coding sequence ATGAAGATCGGCGAACTGACGGGCGGACTCGACCTTGAAGCCCTGGGTCGCGAATTGCACGGCCTGATATCCGCGTGGTATCCCATATGCCGCAGTATTACGGGCGAGGGGTTGCGCGAGCAGTTGCGGCGCATCGGCGCGATAATCCCGCTGCAGCTTCACGAAATAGCCACGGGCACGCCGCTGTTTGATTGGACCGCGCCGATGGAATGGAACATCCATGACGCGTATGTAAGCGACGCCGCGGGCCGGCGTGTGGTCGATTTCCAGGAACACAATCTCCACGTGCTGGGCTACAGCACGCCCGTCAAGCGGACCCTCCCGCTCGAAGTGCTCAGACAACACTGCCACACGCTGCCGGACCATCCGGATTGGATTCCCTATCGCACCTCGTATTACCGGGAGCAGTGGGGCTTTTGTCTGGCTCAAAGCCGGCTCGATGCGCTGCCGCCCGGCGACTACGAGGTCTGTATCGACGCCACGCTGACCAACGGTTCCATGAGTTACGGCGAGTGTCTGCTGCCGGGGACAGGCACGGAAGAATTCCTGTTTTCAGCGCATGCATGCCACCCGTCGCTGGCGAACGACAATCTCTCCGGTCTCGCGATCGCGGCGTGCCTGGCTCGCGCGTTGCGCGAGGTGCCACACCGCCTTACTTATCGTTTCGTGTTCGCGCCGGGCACGGTCGGCGCGATTGCGTGGCTGGCGCACCATGAACAAGAGGCCGCGCGGATGCGGCACGGGCTGGTGCTCGCGTGTCTGGGAGACAAGGGACACTCGACGTACAAGAAGAGCCGCCGCGGCGATGCAGCCATCGACCACTGCGCGGCGTACGTGCTTGAGCATTCGGGGCAGCCTCATGAGGTCCAGGAATTCACGCCTTACGGCTACGATGAGCGCCAATACGGCAGCCCGGGCTTCAATTTGCCCGTCGGCTGTTTCATGCGTACGCCGCCGGGCCGGTATCCCGAATACCATACCAGCGCGGACAACCCGGACTTCGTGCATTCCGAATCGCTGGCGGATTCCTACGGGAAATTGGCCCGCATAATTGAGATTCTGGAAAATGACGGCGTATACCGAAACCTGAACCCGAAATGCGAACCCCAGTTAGGCAAACGCGGCCTCTACACGGCCATCGGCGGTAAGACGGACACGAAGGCGCTCGAAATGGCCATGCTTTGGGTATTGAATTACTCCGACGGCGCCCATTCGCTGCTCGATATCGCGCGAAAGTCCGGTGTCGATTTCGCCCATGTGCGCGCGGCCGCCGACGCGCTGCTCGCCGCGAACCTGCTCGAGGAATGCCCCGCCTGA
- the rfbC gene encoding dTDP-4-dehydrorhamnose 3,5-epimerase, which yields MIFTATALPNAFIIDPERIEDDRGFFARSYCEREFAAQGLRPHWVQCNISYNRCKGTLRGMHFQAAPHGEDKLIRCTRGAIHDVIIDLRAGSPTFKQHVAVDLTEENRRMLFVPRGFAHGFLTLTDHAEVFYQMSAFYEPGAGRGCRYDDPVFGIVWPAPVAVISERDRNYPDFGG from the coding sequence GTGATTTTCACGGCCACGGCATTACCAAACGCTTTTATCATTGACCCGGAACGCATTGAGGACGACAGGGGTTTTTTTGCGCGCAGCTATTGCGAGCGCGAGTTCGCGGCACAGGGTCTGCGTCCGCATTGGGTGCAGTGCAACATCTCTTACAACCGGTGCAAGGGCACGTTGCGCGGCATGCACTTCCAGGCCGCGCCGCACGGAGAAGACAAGCTTATCCGATGCACCCGCGGCGCTATTCACGACGTCATCATCGACCTGCGCGCCGGCTCCCCGACCTTCAAGCAACATGTCGCTGTCGACCTCACGGAGGAAAACCGGCGGATGCTCTTTGTGCCCAGAGGTTTCGCTCATGGGTTTCTCACACTGACGGACCATGCGGAAGTGTTCTATCAGATGAGCGCGTTTTACGAACCCGGCGCGGGACGCGGCTGCCGCTACGATGACCCCGTTTTCGGGATTGTCTGGCCCGCGCCCGTTGCGGTAATTTCGGAACGAGACCGGAACTATCCGGACTTTGGGGGATAA
- a CDS encoding SDR family oxidoreductase, which translates to MRELQDNVALVTGASSGIGAAVAVALAAKGVHLALVARHAERLNTVAARVAAGGVSVHTYIADLAQEEDINSLKAAVDDDFGRLDILVHSAGVFEGGSVEDVDADSLLRQFRVNTLAPYALTRLFLPVIRRRRGQIVFINSRAGLTVWANIAQYAATKYALRAIADGLRAEVARDGVRVLTVYPGKTATALQQAIQESAGKKYDPTLFPQPEDVAQVVIAALTLPINAEMTDVIVRPQQEPYE; encoded by the coding sequence ATGCGGGAACTTCAGGACAATGTAGCGCTGGTCACCGGCGCAAGCAGCGGGATCGGGGCCGCGGTCGCGGTCGCGCTGGCCGCAAAGGGGGTACACCTCGCGCTCGTGGCGCGTCACGCGGAACGGCTCAACACCGTAGCCGCGCGCGTGGCCGCGGGCGGCGTATCCGTCCACACCTATATCGCCGATCTGGCCCAGGAAGAGGACATCAACAGCCTCAAAGCCGCCGTGGACGACGATTTCGGACGGCTCGACATTCTGGTGCACAGCGCAGGCGTATTCGAAGGCGGTTCCGTGGAGGACGTGGACGCCGACTCGCTGTTGCGGCAGTTCCGCGTAAACACGCTCGCGCCATACGCACTGACGCGTCTGTTCCTGCCCGTGATCCGGCGCAGACGCGGCCAGATCGTTTTCATCAACTCCCGCGCCGGTCTTACCGTCTGGGCCAACATCGCGCAGTACGCGGCGACGAAGTACGCCTTGCGCGCCATTGCCGACGGCTTGCGCGCGGAAGTGGCCCGTGATGGCGTCCGCGTGCTGACCGTCTACCCGGGAAAGACGGCAACCGCGCTGCAACAGGCCATTCAGGAAAGCGCGGGCAAGAAATACGACCCCACCCTGTTTCCCCAGCCGGAGGACGTGGCCCAGGTTGTGATCGCCGCGCTTACGCTGCCCATTAATGCGGAAATGACGGATGTGATCGTGCGTCCGCAGCAGGAGCCTTACGAATAG
- a CDS encoding DUF59 domain-containing protein: protein MPAEKDVLNALQHIIDPDLGRDIVSLGFVKNLNIQGGEVAFTLELTTPACPVKERFREQAQAAVAVLPGVKAVHVTMTAMPSQRQQKPSVNRLDQVDTVIAVSSCKGGVGKSTVAGHLARAIQREGHAVGVLDTDIYGPSFPTLFDV, encoded by the coding sequence ATGCCAGCGGAAAAAGACGTTCTCAATGCGCTCCAGCACATCATCGACCCGGACCTGGGCCGCGATATCGTGTCGCTTGGATTCGTCAAGAACCTGAACATTCAAGGCGGCGAGGTCGCGTTCACGCTTGAATTGACCACGCCCGCGTGCCCGGTAAAAGAACGCTTCCGGGAGCAGGCACAGGCAGCGGTCGCCGTCCTGCCTGGCGTAAAGGCCGTACATGTGACCATGACCGCCATGCCCTCGCAGCGCCAACAAAAACCCAGCGTCAACAGACTCGACCAGGTGGACACCGTGATTGCGGTGTCTTCCTGCAAAGGCGGTGTGGGAAAATCGACCGTGGCGGGCCACCTGGCGCGGGCGATTCAGCGCGAAGGGCATGCCGTGGGCGTGCTCGATACGGATATCTATGGCCCGTCGTTCCCGACGCTGTTTGACGTCC
- a CDS encoding heparinase II/III family protein has protein sequence MILKYLRVFVIFCDLILACGLAAAQPSVKQGSSLYPEALVQQLRTRAATDPWVKEVRDGLVEAAQWWARQSDDELWRLMFGATITRSWMVWSNGHCPACQESVPMYNWKMDALHRPWKVQCPHCEAFFPANDFKAFYDSGLDARGVFDPARADRSLLFNAEHPDPADPKHLFGVDDGEGYVSGDHRWRFIGAYLIYGQWKQAIVAGVRILGAAYLLTGDPIYAHKAGVLLDRIADLYPEFDFKQQALVYEVPGAAGYVSTWHDACEETRELAMAYDMVFDGIREDAALAAFLAEKAARHGLANTKAAPADVLRNIEERILRDALTMRPKITTNYPRTEIAVALMLAVLDPTGNKAAFDEVVDAMLTKATAVDGVTGEKGLAGYSSFTIAALAMFLAEMDKADPDFLAAVYARHPRLHDTFRFHIDTLCLDRYYPMSGDTGAFAIMCPEYKGMNFSKPGFTGLTSCAWTFLPPSCFSLLMRLYELSDDVDFVRVACRANGNSLDGIPWDLFAPEPDAAASKMRALIEEHGSALRLPSVNKQEWCIAILRSGEGPHERAVWLDYDSGGGHGHHDGMNLGLFAEGLDVMPEFGYPPVQYGGWGSPRAAWYTMTAAHNTVVVDGKNTAKGSGTTTLWADGSRFHAIRASARPLNRDNRYERTAVLADVSPKQCYVVDVFRVDGGLQQTKFMHSHFGSVETGGLNLAPAPDYGNNTQMRNFRMDPAAPPGWRADWVIEDRLGYLPEGKQVRLRYTDFTTQAAAGLAEAWVVAGSFDTNAETWIPRVVVQRSAPEGQTLASTFVGVIEPYEDAPAIARMERVSLTDGSGAVLSDRHVALTLYLSDGHRDVLVLRDPEDRPEAACRVAGDPVIETDADACLVRFDADGVIQYAAVAEGSRLAVGAQLFEQPQREGFWEPVL, from the coding sequence ATGATTTTGAAATATTTGCGTGTATTTGTAATCTTTTGCGATCTCATTTTGGCCTGCGGTTTGGCCGCTGCCCAGCCCTCTGTGAAACAGGGCAGTTCCCTCTATCCCGAAGCCTTGGTGCAGCAGCTTCGGACCCGAGCCGCCACCGACCCATGGGTGAAGGAGGTGCGCGATGGCCTGGTTGAGGCGGCGCAGTGGTGGGCCCGGCAGAGCGATGACGAGTTGTGGCGGCTCATGTTTGGGGCGACGATTACGCGCTCCTGGATGGTCTGGTCGAACGGGCATTGTCCGGCATGCCAGGAAAGCGTCCCCATGTACAACTGGAAGATGGATGCGCTGCACCGGCCCTGGAAGGTCCAATGCCCGCATTGCGAGGCATTCTTTCCGGCGAACGATTTCAAGGCGTTCTATGATTCCGGTCTCGATGCCCGGGGTGTGTTCGATCCCGCGCGTGCGGACAGGTCGCTGCTGTTCAACGCCGAGCACCCCGACCCCGCCGACCCGAAGCATCTGTTCGGAGTCGACGACGGCGAAGGCTACGTCTCTGGTGACCACCGCTGGCGCTTCATAGGGGCTTACCTGATCTATGGGCAATGGAAACAGGCCATTGTCGCCGGGGTGCGTATCCTGGGCGCCGCGTATCTGTTGACGGGCGACCCCATCTATGCACACAAGGCGGGCGTGTTGCTGGACCGCATCGCGGATCTGTATCCGGAGTTCGATTTCAAGCAGCAGGCACTGGTCTACGAGGTGCCGGGCGCCGCGGGCTATGTTTCGACGTGGCACGATGCCTGCGAAGAGACGCGGGAACTGGCGATGGCCTACGACATGGTCTTTGACGGGATTCGTGAAGACGCGGCGCTTGCCGCGTTTCTCGCGGAGAAAGCCGCGCGGCACGGACTTGCGAATACGAAGGCGGCGCCTGCGGACGTGCTGCGCAACATCGAAGAACGCATCCTGCGCGACGCCCTGACCATGCGCCCGAAGATCACGACCAACTATCCGCGCACGGAGATCGCCGTCGCGCTGATGCTGGCCGTATTGGACCCAACTGGCAACAAGGCCGCTTTCGATGAGGTGGTGGACGCCATGCTGACGAAAGCCACCGCCGTGGACGGCGTCACGGGCGAAAAGGGGCTTGCAGGCTATTCTTCCTTCACGATTGCGGCGTTGGCGATGTTCCTGGCTGAGATGGACAAGGCGGACCCGGATTTCCTGGCCGCGGTGTACGCGCGTCATCCGCGCCTGCATGATACGTTTCGTTTCCATATCGACACGTTGTGCCTCGACCGCTACTACCCGATGTCCGGCGACACGGGCGCGTTCGCCATCATGTGCCCGGAATACAAAGGCATGAATTTCTCGAAGCCCGGGTTTACGGGGCTGACTTCCTGTGCGTGGACCTTCCTGCCGCCGTCGTGCTTTTCGTTGCTGATGCGCCTGTATGAACTCAGCGACGACGTCGACTTCGTCCGCGTGGCCTGCCGCGCGAACGGCAACAGCCTGGACGGCATACCCTGGGACCTTTTTGCTCCGGAACCGGACGCGGCCGCTTCGAAGATGCGAGCCTTGATTGAGGAACACGGCAGCGCGCTTCGCCTGCCGAGCGTCAATAAGCAGGAATGGTGCATTGCCATCCTGCGTTCCGGCGAGGGGCCGCACGAACGCGCGGTCTGGCTCGACTACGATTCCGGCGGCGGGCACGGCCATCACGACGGCATGAATCTTGGCCTCTTTGCGGAGGGACTCGACGTGATGCCTGAGTTTGGCTATCCGCCCGTCCAGTACGGCGGCTGGGGTTCGCCGCGCGCCGCATGGTACACCATGACCGCCGCGCACAATACGGTTGTTGTCGATGGAAAGAACACCGCGAAGGGAAGCGGCACAACAACGTTGTGGGCGGACGGCAGCCGGTTTCACGCCATTCGCGCGTCCGCGCGTCCGTTGAACCGCGACAATCGCTACGAACGCACCGCTGTTCTGGCTGACGTGTCGCCTAAGCAATGCTACGTGGTGGATGTCTTTCGTGTCGATGGCGGATTGCAGCAAACGAAGTTCATGCACAGCCATTTTGGCTCGGTGGAAACCGGGGGTTTAAACCTTGCCCCCGCGCCGGATTACGGCAATAACACGCAGATGCGCAATTTCCGAATGGACCCGGCCGCCCCCCCCGGCTGGCGCGCCGACTGGGTCATCGAGGACCGGCTTGGCTATCTCCCCGAGGGGAAACAGGTGCGCCTGCGTTATACCGATTTCACGACGCAGGCGGCGGCGGGGCTGGCCGAGGCATGGGTCGTCGCGGGTTCCTTCGACACGAACGCGGAGACCTGGATCCCGCGTGTGGTCGTGCAACGCAGTGCGCCCGAGGGGCAGACGCTGGCCTCCACCTTTGTCGGCGTGATCGAACCTTACGAGGACGCGCCCGCGATTGCGCGCATGGAACGCGTCTCGTTGACAGATGGTTCCGGCGCCGTGTTGTCCGACCGGCACGTGGCGCTGACCCTGTATCTCAGCGATGGACACCGCGACGTGCTCGTGTTGCGCGACCCTGAAGACCGGCCGGAGGCCGCGTGCCGTGTGGCTGGGGACCCGGTTATTGAGACCGACGCCGATGCCTGCCTGGTTCGCTTTGACGCGGATGGCGTCATCCAGTATGCCGCGGTCGCGGAGGGTTCGCGGCTGGCGGTTGGGGCGCAGCTCTTCGAGCAGCCGCAGCGGGAGGGTTTCTGGGAGCCGGTTCTCTGA
- a CDS encoding alpha-mannosidase — protein sequence MNTPREMHVISNTHWDREWLFDFQETRMLLAEMFDKLLDILDARPDYKAFLMDGQVIPVEDYLEVRPENRERLVGHVRAGRLQIGPWYTDPECFCVGGESLVRNLLYGHRVANALGGVMKVGYTPFSYGQNS from the coding sequence ATGAACACGCCGCGGGAAATGCATGTCATTTCGAATACACACTGGGACCGGGAATGGTTGTTCGATTTTCAGGAAACGCGGATGCTGCTTGCCGAGATGTTCGACAAACTGCTCGATATTCTCGATGCGCGCCCGGACTACAAGGCGTTCCTGATGGACGGACAGGTCATTCCCGTCGAGGACTATCTGGAGGTGCGGCCCGAGAACCGCGAGCGGCTCGTGGGCCATGTGCGCGCGGGCCGTCTTCAGATCGGCCCATGGTACACGGACCCGGAATGCTTCTGCGTGGGCGGCGAATCGCTTGTGCGCAACCTCCTGTATGGGCATCGCGTGGCTAATGCTTTGGGTGGCGTCATGAAGGTGGGCTACACCCCGTTCTCCTACGGGCAGAACTCGCA
- a CDS encoding P-loop NTPase, producing KGGVGKSTVAGHLARAIQREGHAVGVLDTDIYGPSFPTLFDVHNPDVVMAGETIQPVEVDGLKTMSLGFLMGDRPAVLRGPIVSNYTIQILRQTDWGKLDYLIIDLPPGTGDIQLTLVQQASLDGAIIVTTPQALSLVDVARGILMFEKVNVPVLGIVENMAYFTCDNCNKRHFIFGNSTATLKQRFGLNTLAQLPILPGVSTVAHKTDGADIPAFAELAENLHREVGKRRAADGGRPDAAIEPGHVRVRWPNGVESRIPNVKVRASCQCALCVNEYTGEAILDPATIPGDLEAESVEPLGNYAVSIAWSDGHSSGIFSWDHLRAVAGLKPA from the coding sequence AAAGGCGGTGTGGGAAAATCGACCGTGGCGGGCCACCTGGCGCGGGCGATTCAGCGCGAAGGGCATGCCGTGGGCGTGCTCGATACGGATATCTATGGCCCGTCGTTCCCGACGCTGTTTGACGTCCACAACCCGGATGTGGTCATGGCTGGTGAGACCATCCAGCCCGTGGAAGTGGATGGGCTCAAGACCATGTCGCTCGGCTTCCTCATGGGCGACCGCCCGGCGGTCCTGCGCGGCCCCATCGTGTCCAATTACACGATACAAATCCTGCGGCAGACCGACTGGGGCAAACTGGATTACCTGATCATCGACCTGCCGCCGGGCACAGGTGACATTCAGCTCACGCTTGTGCAGCAGGCCTCGCTGGACGGGGCCATCATCGTCACGACTCCGCAGGCGCTCTCACTGGTCGACGTGGCGCGCGGCATCCTCATGTTTGAGAAGGTGAACGTGCCCGTGCTCGGCATAGTTGAGAATATGGCCTATTTCACCTGCGACAACTGCAACAAGCGGCATTTCATTTTCGGCAACAGCACGGCTACGTTGAAGCAGCGCTTCGGCCTGAACACACTGGCGCAATTGCCGATTCTGCCGGGCGTGTCCACCGTGGCCCACAAGACCGACGGCGCGGATATCCCCGCGTTCGCGGAACTGGCGGAAAACCTGCACCGCGAAGTGGGCAAACGACGGGCGGCGGACGGCGGACGGCCCGACGCGGCCATCGAGCCCGGGCACGTGCGCGTGCGCTGGCCGAACGGAGTGGAGAGCCGTATTCCGAATGTCAAAGTGCGGGCTTCGTGCCAATGTGCACTGTGCGTGAACGAATACACAGGCGAGGCCATCCTCGACCCGGCAACGATTCCCGGAGACCTGGAGGCAGAGAGCGTCGAGCCGCTCGGCAACTACGCGGTCTCAATCGCCTGGAGCGACGGCCACAGTTCCGGCATTTTCTCGTGGGACCACCTGCGCGCGGTAGCGGGCCTCAAGCCCGCCTGA